A part of Pseudomonas sp. HR96 genomic DNA contains:
- the cysT gene encoding sulfate ABC transporter permease subunit CysT, whose product MSRRISPVIPGFGLTLGYTVVYLSLIVLIPLGAMFVHAAQLTWEQFWGIVTAPRVLAALKLSFGTALIAAIVNGIIGTLLAWVLVRYRFPGRKIIDAMIDLPFALPTAVAGIALTALYTPTGLVGRFAADLGFKIAYTPLGITLALTFVTLPFVVRTVQPVLADIPREVEEAAACLGAKPLQVFRHILAPALFPAWLTGFALAFARGVGEYGSVIFIAGNMPMKTEILPLLIMVKLDQYDYTGATAIGVLMLVVSFILLLLINLLQRRIETP is encoded by the coding sequence ATGTCACGTCGTATCTCCCCCGTCATACCCGGCTTCGGGCTGACGCTGGGCTACACAGTGGTGTACCTCAGCCTGATTGTGCTTATCCCGCTGGGGGCGATGTTCGTTCACGCCGCCCAGCTCACCTGGGAGCAATTCTGGGGCATCGTCACGGCGCCGCGGGTGTTGGCCGCGCTGAAACTGAGCTTCGGCACCGCGCTGATCGCCGCCATCGTCAATGGCATCATCGGCACCCTGCTGGCCTGGGTGCTGGTGCGCTACCGCTTCCCGGGGCGCAAGATCATCGATGCGATGATCGACCTGCCGTTTGCCTTGCCGACAGCCGTCGCAGGCATTGCCCTGACCGCGCTGTACACGCCGACCGGGCTGGTTGGACGCTTCGCCGCCGACCTCGGTTTCAAGATCGCCTACACCCCCCTGGGTATCACTCTGGCGCTGACCTTCGTGACCCTGCCGTTCGTGGTGCGCACCGTGCAACCGGTGCTGGCCGATATTCCGCGCGAGGTCGAGGAAGCCGCTGCCTGCCTCGGCGCGAAGCCCTTGCAGGTGTTCCGGCATATTCTTGCGCCGGCGCTGTTTCCAGCCTGGCTGACCGGTTTTGCCCTGGCCTTCGCTCGTGGTGTCGGCGAGTATGGCTCGGTGATCTTCATCGCCGGCAACATGCCGATGAAGACCGAGATCCTGCCGCTGCTGATCATGGTCAAGCTGGACCAATACGACTACACCGGCGCTACCGCCATCGGCGTGCTGATGCTGGTGGTTTCCTTCATTCTGCTGCTGCTGATCAACTTGTTGCAGCGGCGCATCGAAACCCCTTGA
- the desA gene encoding delta-9 fatty acid desaturase DesA: protein MWYNGFLDLSAWQLVAVTLLMTHVTIVAVTIYLHRYSAHRALELNAGLKHFFRFWLWLTTAQNTREWTAIHRKHHAKCETVDDPHSPVIKGLGTVLRTGAELYRAEAENAETLRIYGKNCPEDWIERNLYSRYALGGVALMAVIDLLLFGVIGITVWAIQMMWIPFWAAGVINGLGHAVGYRNFECRDAATNLVPWGIIVGGEELHNNHHTYPNSAKLSVKKWEFDMGWAWIKLFSALRLAKVQRTAPIAHRVEGKGSLDMDTAMAILNNRFQIMAQYRKLVIGPLVQQELSRVDESVRQKFRRAKRLLSRETSLLNDRHHLRIQGMFEHSQALQTIYEKRLALQQIWARTSSNGHDMLAAIKDWVHEAEASGIQSLHEFAAQLKTYSLRPAT, encoded by the coding sequence ATGTGGTACAACGGTTTTCTCGACCTCTCAGCCTGGCAGCTGGTAGCCGTCACCCTGTTGATGACCCACGTGACCATTGTTGCGGTCACCATCTATCTGCATCGCTATTCCGCCCACCGCGCTCTGGAACTGAACGCGGGGCTCAAGCATTTCTTCCGTTTCTGGCTGTGGCTGACCACGGCGCAGAACACCCGCGAGTGGACCGCCATCCATCGCAAGCACCACGCCAAATGCGAAACCGTGGATGATCCGCACAGCCCGGTCATCAAGGGCCTGGGCACCGTGCTGCGCACCGGCGCCGAGCTCTACAGGGCCGAGGCCGAGAACGCCGAGACCCTGCGCATCTATGGCAAGAACTGCCCCGAAGACTGGATCGAGCGTAACCTCTACTCGCGCTATGCCCTGGGCGGCGTGGCCCTCATGGCGGTGATCGACCTGCTGCTGTTCGGGGTCATCGGTATCACCGTGTGGGCGATCCAGATGATGTGGATTCCATTCTGGGCTGCCGGGGTGATCAACGGCCTCGGCCACGCGGTCGGCTATCGCAATTTCGAATGCCGCGACGCCGCCACTAACCTGGTGCCGTGGGGCATCATCGTTGGCGGCGAAGAGCTGCACAACAACCATCACACCTACCCCAATTCGGCCAAGCTGTCGGTCAAGAAATGGGAGTTCGACATGGGCTGGGCCTGGATCAAGCTGTTCAGCGCCCTGCGCCTGGCCAAGGTCCAGCGCACTGCGCCGATCGCCCACCGCGTCGAGGGCAAGGGCAGCCTGGACATGGACACCGCCATGGCCATCCTCAACAACCGCTTTCAGATCATGGCGCAGTACCGCAAGTTGGTGATCGGGCCGCTGGTGCAACAGGAGCTGTCCAGGGTCGACGAGTCGGTACGGCAGAAATTCCGCCGCGCCAAGCGCTTGCTGTCTCGCGAGACCAGCCTGCTGAACGACCGTCATCACCTGCGCATCCAAGGCATGTTCGAGCACAGCCAGGCGCTGCAGACGATTTATGAGAAGCGCCTCGCATTGCAGCAGATCTGGGCTCGCACCAGTTCCAACGGCCATGACATGCTGGCGGCGATCAAGGACTGGGTGCACGAAGCGGAAGCCAGCGGGATCCAGTCGCTGCACGAGTTCGCGGCGCAGCTGAAGACCTATTCACTGCGGCCTGCAACTTGA
- the cysW gene encoding sulfate ABC transporter permease subunit CysW, protein MSGPSSNAALAANAARRGSVVSRRILIGLGWLVFFLFLLLPLFIVVSQGLSQGLGAFFNAILEPDALSALKLTVIAVVISVPLNVLFGVSAAWCVSKYSFRGKSILVTLIDLPFSVSPVIAGLVYVLMFGAQGLFGPWLQDHDIQIVFALPGIVLATIFVTVPFVARELIPLMQEQGTQEEEAARLLGANGWQMFWYVTLPNIKWGLIYGVVLCTARAMGEFGAVSVVSGHIRGVTNTLPLHVEILYNEYNHVAAFAVASLLLILALFILLLKQWSENRINRLRAGAAED, encoded by the coding sequence ATGTCTGGTCCTTCATCCAATGCAGCCCTCGCCGCCAACGCGGCGCGCCGTGGCAGTGTCGTTTCCCGACGCATCCTCATCGGCCTGGGCTGGCTGGTGTTCTTTCTGTTTCTGCTGTTGCCGCTGTTCATCGTGGTGTCCCAAGGCCTGAGCCAGGGCCTGGGGGCGTTCTTCAATGCCATCCTCGAGCCTGATGCGCTGTCGGCACTCAAGTTGACCGTGATCGCCGTGGTCATCTCGGTGCCGCTCAACGTGTTGTTCGGGGTGAGCGCCGCGTGGTGCGTGAGCAAGTACTCGTTTCGCGGCAAGAGCATCCTGGTCACCTTGATCGACCTGCCGTTCTCGGTGTCGCCGGTGATCGCCGGCCTGGTCTACGTGCTGATGTTCGGTGCCCAGGGGCTATTCGGCCCCTGGTTGCAGGACCACGACATCCAGATCGTCTTCGCCCTGCCAGGCATCGTGCTGGCGACCATCTTTGTCACCGTACCCTTCGTGGCGCGCGAGCTGATCCCGCTGATGCAGGAGCAGGGTACCCAGGAAGAGGAAGCGGCACGGCTGCTGGGCGCCAACGGCTGGCAGATGTTCTGGTACGTCACCCTGCCCAACATCAAGTGGGGGCTGATCTATGGGGTGGTGCTCTGCACGGCGCGGGCCATGGGCGAGTTCGGCGCCGTATCGGTGGTGTCCGGGCACATCCGTGGCGTGACCAACACGCTGCCGCTGCATGTCGAGATTCTCTACAACGAATATAACCACGTGGCGGCGTTTGCCGTGGCGAGTCTGTTGCTGATCCTGGCGCTCTTCATCCTGCTGCTCAAGCAGTGGAGCGAGAACCGTATTAACCGACTGCGCGCCGGCGCGGCGGAGGACTGA
- a CDS encoding alpha/beta hydrolase translates to MGNESIRYLIVPGWHGSPAEHWQSHWQASLPNGARVEQADWSTPLRSDWVEALEQAVAAQAGPVILIAHSLGCIAVAHWAAQAPVALLRRVRGALLVAPADVERPACPQALRNFAPIPRQLLPFPSQVVSSDNDPAVSAPRALELARDWGAEAGILAGAGHINVKSGHQRWEQGFAYLYRLQRQLEHGALQRA, encoded by the coding sequence ATGGGCAACGAATCGATCCGCTATCTGATAGTGCCAGGCTGGCATGGCTCGCCGGCCGAGCACTGGCAAAGCCACTGGCAAGCCAGCTTGCCCAATGGCGCGCGTGTCGAACAGGCCGACTGGTCGACGCCTCTGCGCAGCGACTGGGTCGAGGCGCTGGAGCAGGCGGTGGCGGCGCAGGCGGGCCCGGTGATACTGATCGCCCACAGCCTGGGTTGCATCGCTGTGGCGCATTGGGCCGCCCAGGCGCCGGTGGCCTTGCTGCGCCGAGTGCGCGGGGCCTTGCTGGTGGCACCGGCGGATGTCGAGCGCCCGGCGTGCCCGCAGGCGCTGCGCAACTTTGCCCCGATCCCGCGCCAGTTGCTGCCGTTTCCCAGCCAAGTGGTCAGTTCCGACAACGACCCGGCTGTCAGCGCGCCGCGGGCGCTGGAGCTGGCCCGTGACTGGGGCGCCGAGGCCGGCATTCTCGCTGGCGCCGGACATATCAACGTCAAATCCGGGCATCAGCGCTGGGAGCAGGGCTTCGCCTACCTGTACCGCCTGCAACGCCAGCTGGAACACGGCGCCTTGCAGCGCGCCTGA
- a CDS encoding AraC family transcriptional regulator produces the protein MSEVTTLASWTHALRRQLDALGLDSAALCANAGIEQPLLDETNACHPLAATTRLWQLAVQASGDPAIGLRVSRFVSPSTFHGLGYGLVASDNLREVFERIVRHHQVVGDALTPSLQRLEDRYTFCLNTREASAAPAAEAIDALAATCLRTCRSRLGRHYAPLAVSLTRPPPLDPSPWHNLFRSPIAFGAVENCLEFALDDFEAHLDEANPELAQGTEAVVEKTLGMLQPLTWERRVRAAIEARLPLGVPDAEDIAASFNVGLRSLQRHLADEGCRYDSLLDECRQNLALNYLREPDTPLAEIGRRLGFADAGSFNRAFRLWTGLSPAQFRNGSNL, from the coding sequence ATGAGTGAAGTAACGACCCTGGCCAGTTGGACCCATGCCTTGCGCCGCCAACTGGATGCGCTCGGGCTGGACAGCGCGGCGCTGTGCGCCAATGCGGGCATCGAGCAGCCGCTGTTGGACGAGACCAATGCCTGCCATCCCCTGGCAGCGACGACACGCTTGTGGCAACTGGCGGTACAGGCCAGTGGCGATCCGGCGATCGGCCTGCGGGTGTCGCGCTTCGTCAGCCCGAGCACCTTCCACGGCCTGGGCTACGGCCTGGTGGCCAGCGACAATCTGCGCGAGGTCTTCGAACGAATCGTGCGCCATCACCAGGTGGTCGGCGATGCCCTCACCCCCAGCCTGCAGCGCCTGGAAGACCGCTACACCTTTTGCCTGAACACCCGGGAAGCAAGCGCCGCCCCTGCCGCCGAGGCCATCGACGCACTGGCCGCGACCTGCCTGCGCACCTGCCGCAGCCGCCTGGGGCGCCATTACGCACCGTTGGCCGTGAGCCTGACGCGCCCGCCGCCCCTGGACCCTTCGCCCTGGCATAACCTGTTCCGCTCACCGATTGCCTTTGGCGCGGTGGAAAACTGCCTGGAGTTCGCCCTTGACGATTTCGAAGCCCACCTGGACGAAGCCAACCCGGAGCTGGCGCAAGGCACCGAGGCGGTGGTCGAGAAAACCCTGGGGATGTTGCAGCCGCTGACCTGGGAGCGCCGCGTGCGTGCGGCCATCGAAGCCCGGCTACCGTTGGGCGTACCCGATGCCGAGGACATCGCGGCGAGCTTCAACGTCGGCCTGCGCAGCCTGCAGCGGCACCTGGCCGATGAGGGCTGCCGCTACGACAGCCTGCTCGATGAGTGCCGCCAAAACCTCGCGCTCAACTACCTGCGCGAACCCGACACGCCCCTGGCCGAGATCGGCCGGCGCCTGGGTTTCGCCGATGCCGGCAGCTTCAACCGAGCGTTTCGCCTGTGGACCGGCTTGTCACCCGCCCAGTTCAGGAATGGCTCGAACCTGTAG
- the oscA gene encoding sulfur starvation response protein OscA, protein MSASLRSVDGQDEATILREIQSALRDLRFGAVEITVHNAQVVQIERKEKFRLQNPGNKPS, encoded by the coding sequence ATGAGCGCATCTCTGCGTAGCGTTGACGGACAGGACGAAGCCACCATTCTGCGCGAAATCCAGAGTGCGCTGCGCGATCTGCGCTTCGGCGCTGTGGAAATCACCGTGCATAACGCCCAGGTGGTACAGATCGAACGCAAGGAGAAATTCCGTTTGCAGAACCCGGGCAACAAGCCCAGCTGA
- a CDS encoding response regulator: MRLLVVEDDAPTGDLLAATLRAAGHEVDLADNGLAGRHFIEQQQYQLIILDVMLPGLNGWQLLKLIRQGGDTPVLFLTARDSLEDRLRGLELQADDYLMKPFTPADLLARVQTLLRRTAAGGAEMHRIADLEIDVPRRRVSRGGQRIALGDREFDLLVLLAGRQGQVVSSATIAALLWQTEDVGPIEVAIHRLRAKVDERYPPRLIHGAVGQGYCLQDPATGSSHS, from the coding sequence ATGCGTCTGCTGGTTGTCGAAGATGATGCCCCCACGGGCGACCTGCTGGCTGCAACGCTGAGGGCGGCCGGCCATGAGGTCGACCTGGCCGACAATGGCCTGGCCGGGCGGCATTTCATCGAGCAGCAGCAATACCAGCTGATCATCCTCGACGTGATGCTGCCGGGTCTCAATGGCTGGCAGTTGCTCAAGCTGATCCGACAGGGGGGCGATACGCCGGTGCTGTTCCTGACTGCCCGTGACTCGCTCGAAGACCGCCTGCGCGGCCTTGAACTGCAGGCCGACGATTACCTGATGAAACCCTTCACTCCAGCTGACCTGCTGGCTCGGGTGCAGACCCTGCTGCGCCGCACTGCGGCCGGCGGGGCCGAGATGCACCGCATCGCCGACCTGGAAATCGACGTGCCGCGCCGTCGGGTCAGCCGTGGAGGGCAGCGCATTGCGCTGGGCGACAGAGAGTTCGACCTGTTGGTGTTGCTGGCCGGTCGCCAGGGCCAGGTAGTGTCCAGCGCCACGATCGCCGCGCTGCTGTGGCAAACCGAAGACGTCGGCCCGATCGAGGTGGCCATCCACCGGCTTCGTGCCAAGGTCGACGAGCGCTACCCGCCCAGATTGATTCACGGCGCGGTGGGCCAGGGTTATTGCCTGCAAGACCCGGCTACAGGTTCGAGCCATTCCTGA
- a CDS encoding DUF962 domain-containing protein has translation MKKTLVDHLGQYAAYHRDPRNILTHFVGIPLIVLAVAVLLSRPGLWLAGLWCSPALLVAAAAAAFYLRLDMRLGVLMSAMLALCLWAGAALAGQSTAVWLGAGVGAFVVGWVIQFIGHYYEGRKPAFIDDISGLIIGPLFVVAEMGFLLGWRRDLREQIDQRCAV, from the coding sequence ATGAAAAAGACCCTCGTCGATCACCTCGGGCAATACGCGGCCTATCACCGCGACCCGCGCAACATCCTCACCCATTTCGTCGGCATTCCGCTGATCGTGCTGGCCGTCGCCGTGCTGCTGTCCCGCCCCGGGCTATGGCTGGCAGGCTTGTGGTGCTCGCCGGCGCTGCTGGTAGCGGCCGCCGCCGCAGCGTTCTACCTGCGCCTGGATATGCGCCTGGGCGTATTGATGAGCGCGATGCTGGCGCTGTGCCTGTGGGCCGGCGCCGCGCTGGCCGGGCAATCCACGGCCGTGTGGCTCGGCGCCGGGGTCGGCGCATTCGTGGTGGGCTGGGTGATCCAGTTCATTGGCCATTACTACGAAGGGCGCAAACCGGCGTTCATCGACGACATCAGCGGCCTGATCATCGGGCCGCTGTTCGTGGTGGCGGAGATGGGGTTCCTGCTGGGCTGGCGCCGCGACCTGCGCGAGCAGATCGATCAGCGCTGCGCCGTCTAG
- a CDS encoding HDOD domain-containing protein, which yields MAANSASHVTRVLIADADAGLRNDLSQMLLSMRADALVDVCATGTEAMAQLLHHPDLVIAARELSGLNGLDLLRSVRRDRSKPALPFILLSERVDTASVREAVPFAPTAFLTKPLNMDLLRQRLQALLEAMEQQVPEEVPVMMPGLTLSAFLEQRRTDTEGAPLMADVQTAVMRSLNPKGLNLRLLEEEIRTDPQITAVLLAAANSASVHREAPVQTLLQALAKLGALQSVNLVMGLTLKRSARLSDPELAAIAEYYWGLSLHTAEYGRTLGRMFAVDEERCYCAGLLHCLGDLALLRCLQEWKLAGGKLEEGEAAKALKTFGAGYGSELRRRWRLPLELREMIASIYSLGLGSGVYTRDDLVMNMAAKLARLKPGDELETLAKDKTARLLKLGVEELTRLRRT from the coding sequence ATGGCTGCCAACTCCGCCTCACATGTGACCCGCGTGCTGATTGCCGACGCGGACGCCGGCTTGCGCAACGACCTGTCGCAGATGCTGTTGAGCATGCGTGCCGACGCCCTGGTCGACGTCTGCGCCACCGGCACCGAGGCCATGGCGCAGCTGCTGCATCATCCCGACCTGGTCATCGCCGCCCGCGAACTCAGCGGCCTGAACGGCCTCGACCTGCTGCGCAGCGTGCGCCGTGACCGCAGCAAGCCGGCGTTGCCGTTCATCCTGCTCAGCGAGCGGGTCGACACCGCCAGCGTGCGCGAGGCCGTACCCTTCGCGCCCACGGCGTTCCTGACCAAACCCCTGAACATGGACTTGCTGCGCCAGCGCCTGCAAGCGCTGCTCGAAGCCATGGAGCAGCAGGTGCCCGAAGAAGTGCCGGTGATGATGCCGGGGCTGACCCTGTCGGCCTTTCTCGAGCAGCGCCGCACCGACACCGAAGGCGCGCCGCTGATGGCCGACGTGCAGACTGCGGTGATGCGCAGCCTCAACCCCAAGGGCCTGAACCTGCGCCTGCTGGAGGAAGAGATCCGCACCGACCCGCAGATCACCGCTGTGCTGCTGGCCGCCGCCAACAGCGCCTCGGTGCACCGCGAAGCCCCCGTGCAGACCCTGCTGCAGGCGCTCGCCAAGCTGGGCGCGCTGCAGAGCGTGAACCTGGTGATGGGCCTGACCCTCAAGCGCAGCGCGCGGCTCAGCGACCCGGAGCTGGCCGCCATCGCCGAATACTATTGGGGCCTGTCACTGCACACCGCCGAGTACGGCCGCACCTTGGGACGCATGTTCGCCGTCGACGAGGAACGCTGCTACTGCGCCGGTCTGCTGCATTGTCTGGGCGACCTGGCGCTGCTGCGCTGCCTGCAGGAGTGGAAGCTGGCCGGTGGCAAGCTGGAGGAGGGCGAGGCGGCCAAGGCGCTGAAGACCTTCGGCGCCGGCTATGGCTCGGAGTTGCGCCGGCGCTGGCGCCTGCCGCTGGAGCTGCGCGAGATGATCGCCTCGATCTACAGCCTGGGCCTGGGCAGCGGCGTGTACACCCGTGACGACCTGGTGATGAACATGGCGGCCAAGCTGGCGCGGCTCAAGCCCGGCGATGAGCTCGAGACACTGGCCAAGGACAAGACCGCGCGGTTGTTGAAGCTGGGGGTGGAGGAGCTGACGCGGCTGCGTCGCACCTGA
- a CDS encoding sulfate ABC transporter substrate-binding protein, with amino-acid sequence MSIRRYALAALASAVFAGSAVAKDYELLNVSYDPTRELYQDYNAEFINFWKTNHPGDTVKVQQSHGGSGKQGRAVIDGLRADVVTLALAGDIDEIAKLGKTLPENWQTRLPDASTPYTSTIVFLVRKGNPKGIKDWGDLIKPDVSVITPNPKTSGGARWNFLAAWAYGLKQGGGDEAKAKEYVQTLFKHVPVLDTGARGSTITFVNNGQGDVLLAWENEAYLALKEDGGKDKFDIVVPSVSILAEPPVAVVDKNAEKKGNEEIAKAYLEHLYSKPGQVIAAKNFYRPRDKDVAAEYAKQFQEVKTLTTIDKDFGGWKTAQPKFFNDGGVFDQIYQAQ; translated from the coding sequence ATGTCCATCCGCCGTTATGCGCTGGCTGCCCTCGCCAGTGCGGTATTTGCCGGTTCCGCTGTTGCCAAGGACTACGAACTGCTCAACGTGTCCTATGACCCGACCCGTGAGCTGTATCAGGACTACAACGCCGAGTTCATCAACTTCTGGAAGACCAACCACCCTGGCGACACCGTCAAGGTGCAGCAGTCTCACGGCGGTTCGGGCAAGCAGGGCCGTGCGGTGATCGACGGCCTGCGCGCCGACGTGGTGACCCTGGCGCTGGCCGGCGACATCGATGAAATCGCCAAGCTCGGCAAGACTCTGCCGGAGAACTGGCAGACTCGCCTGCCGGACGCCAGCACACCCTACACCTCGACCATCGTCTTCCTGGTGCGCAAGGGCAACCCCAAGGGCATCAAGGACTGGGGCGACCTGATCAAGCCGGACGTTTCGGTGATCACCCCCAACCCGAAAACCTCCGGCGGCGCGCGCTGGAACTTCCTCGCGGCCTGGGCCTATGGCCTGAAACAAGGCGGCGGTGACGAAGCCAAGGCCAAGGAATACGTGCAGACGCTGTTCAAGCACGTGCCTGTGCTGGACACCGGTGCGCGCGGCTCGACCATCACCTTCGTCAACAACGGCCAAGGCGACGTGTTGCTGGCCTGGGAAAACGAAGCCTACCTGGCGCTCAAGGAAGACGGCGGCAAGGACAAGTTCGACATCGTCGTGCCTTCCGTGTCGATCCTCGCCGAGCCGCCGGTGGCGGTGGTGGACAAGAACGCCGAGAAGAAGGGCAACGAGGAAATCGCCAAGGCCTACCTGGAACATTTGTACAGCAAGCCGGGCCAGGTGATCGCGGCGAAAAACTTCTACCGCCCGCGTGACAAGGACGTGGCCGCCGAATACGCCAAGCAGTTCCAGGAAGTGAAAACCCTGACCACTATCGACAAGGACTTCGGCGGCTGGAAAACTGCCCAACCGAAATTCTTCAATGATGGCGGGGTGTTCGACCAGATCTACCAGGCGCAATAA
- a CDS encoding sensor domain-containing diguanylate cyclase, which translates to MVNKKPQSLPFEQMPEAAETLMALMHAQGEVARLSEREKLFSSLLVSVNAVLWAFDWETQQMIYVSPAYERIFGRSAGLLLADYNEWRDSIYPDDLDYAERSLAEVLVKGSIEDREYRIISADGQIRWLSDKCFISHQSDDRVIVVGIAEDITEKKHLEGELQRLATTDVLTQSSNRRHFFECAHREFEQARLQGTTMAFLLLDIDDFKLINDTYGHQEGDIVLQRIAESGKAILRRGDLFGRIGGEEFAAVFPGCSPEMAQQIAERLQREIQRLSFSHNGHVYGVTVSQGLTSYRPDDELLDSLFSRADAAMYQAKRQGKNQIVPA; encoded by the coding sequence ATGGTCAATAAAAAACCTCAATCTCTACCCTTCGAACAGATGCCCGAGGCCGCTGAAACCTTGATGGCGCTGATGCACGCCCAAGGCGAAGTGGCCCGGCTCAGCGAGCGGGAAAAACTCTTCAGTTCGCTGCTGGTCAGCGTCAACGCGGTGCTCTGGGCCTTCGACTGGGAAACCCAGCAGATGATCTACGTCAGCCCGGCCTACGAGCGCATCTTTGGTCGCTCCGCCGGCCTGCTGCTGGCCGACTACAACGAATGGCGCGACAGCATCTACCCCGACGACCTCGACTACGCCGAGCGCAGCCTGGCCGAAGTACTGGTCAAGGGCTCCATCGAAGACCGCGAATACCGCATCATCAGCGCCGACGGGCAGATCCGTTGGCTCAGCGACAAGTGTTTCATCAGCCATCAGAGCGACGACCGGGTGATCGTGGTCGGCATCGCCGAAGACATCACCGAGAAGAAGCACCTGGAAGGCGAACTGCAACGCCTGGCCACCACCGACGTGCTGACGCAAAGCAGCAACCGCCGGCACTTCTTCGAATGCGCCCATCGCGAGTTCGAGCAGGCCCGGCTGCAAGGCACCACCATGGCCTTCCTGCTGCTGGACATCGACGACTTCAAGCTGATCAACGACACCTACGGCCACCAGGAAGGCGACATCGTCCTGCAACGCATCGCCGAAAGCGGCAAGGCGATACTGCGCCGCGGCGACCTGTTCGGGCGTATTGGCGGAGAGGAGTTTGCAGCGGTGTTTCCCGGCTGCTCGCCGGAGATGGCCCAGCAGATAGCCGAGCGCCTGCAACGCGAGATCCAGCGCCTGAGCTTCAGCCACAACGGCCATGTTTACGGCGTGACCGTGAGCCAGGGCCTGACCAGCTACCGGCCTGACGACGAGCTGCTCGACAGCCTGTTCTCGCGGGCCGACGCCGCCATGTATCAGGCCAAGCGCCAGGGCAAGAACCAGATCGTTCCAGCCTGA
- a CDS encoding sulfate ABC transporter ATP-binding protein translates to MSIEVRNVSKNFNAFKALNSINLDIQSGELVALLGPSGCGKTTLLRIIAGLETPDAGNIVFHGEDVSGHDVRHRNVGFVFQHYALFRHMTVFDNVAFGLRMKPKGERPNETRIAEKVHELLNMVQLDWLADRYPEQLSGGQRQRIALARALAVEPKVLLLDEPFGALDAKVRKELRRWLARLHEDINLTSVFVTHDQEEAMEVADRIVVMNKGVIEQIGSPGEVYENPASDFVYHFLGDSNRLHLGEDHHVMFRPHEVSLSRSEFEEHHAAVVRDIRPLGATTRITLKVEGQSELIEAEVVKDHDGLVGLAKGDTLFFKPKTR, encoded by the coding sequence ATGTCGATCGAAGTGCGTAACGTCAGCAAGAATTTCAATGCCTTCAAGGCGCTCAACAGCATCAATCTGGACATCCAGAGTGGCGAGTTGGTCGCACTGCTGGGGCCGTCCGGCTGTGGCAAGACCACCCTGCTGCGGATCATCGCCGGGCTGGAAACGCCGGACGCCGGCAATATCGTGTTTCATGGCGAGGACGTCTCCGGGCACGACGTGCGCCACCGCAACGTCGGTTTCGTGTTCCAGCACTACGCCCTGTTCCGCCACATGACGGTGTTCGACAACGTCGCCTTCGGCCTGCGCATGAAGCCCAAGGGCGAGCGTCCGAACGAGACGCGCATCGCCGAGAAGGTCCATGAGCTGCTGAACATGGTGCAGCTCGACTGGCTGGCCGACCGCTACCCCGAACAGCTGTCCGGTGGCCAGCGTCAGCGCATCGCCCTGGCCCGCGCGCTGGCTGTCGAGCCCAAGGTGCTGCTGCTGGACGAGCCGTTTGGCGCCCTCGATGCCAAGGTGCGCAAGGAGCTGCGGCGCTGGCTGGCGCGCCTGCACGAGGACATCAACCTGACCTCGGTGTTCGTCACCCACGACCAGGAGGAGGCCATGGAAGTGGCCGATCGGATCGTGGTGATGAACAAGGGCGTGATCGAGCAGATCGGCTCACCGGGCGAGGTGTACGAGAACCCGGCCAGCGACTTCGTCTATCATTTTCTGGGTGACTCGAACCGCCTGCACCTGGGCGAAGACCATCACGTGATGTTCCGTCCCCATGAGGTCTCGTTGTCGCGCTCGGAGTTCGAGGAGCACCATGCGGCAGTGGTGCGCGACATTCGTCCGCTGGGGGCGACCACGCGCATCACCCTCAAGGTCGAGGGCCAGAGCGAGCTGATCGAGGCCGAAGTGGTCAAGGATCACGACGGCCTGGTGGGGCTGGCCAAGGGCGATACCTTGTTCTTCAAGCCCAAGACCCGCTAG